The proteins below come from a single Azospirillum sp. B510 genomic window:
- a CDS encoding ABC transporter permease, with protein MLTYLRRSAAQLVFVLLGIALINFFLLHLAPGDAAQVLAGESGAATPEYMEALRRQFGLDQPLYIQFLRYLGNLLTFDLGYSFRQSLPVSELILQRLPATLLLMGTAIGFALVAGCSLGFLAARRAGKLTDTVISIVALLFYATPVFWVGIMLIVVFSVILDWLPVGGMTSVEANLSGLALVGDVAAHLVLPAVTLGLFYLAIYARLMRAAMLEVYGQDFVRTARAKGVRPHRIAWRHVLRNALLPIVTTLGVQLGSILGGAVLVETVFSWPGLGRLAFAALFQRDLNLLLGILFCSSVVVVLVNIAVDLVYTLLDPRIELG; from the coding sequence GTGCTGACCTATCTCAGGCGCAGCGCCGCCCAGCTGGTCTTCGTCCTGCTGGGCATCGCGCTGATCAACTTCTTCCTGCTGCATCTGGCGCCCGGCGACGCGGCCCAGGTGCTGGCCGGCGAATCCGGGGCGGCGACGCCGGAGTACATGGAGGCGCTGCGCCGCCAGTTCGGGCTGGACCAGCCGCTGTACATCCAGTTCCTGCGCTATCTCGGCAACCTGCTGACCTTCGACCTCGGCTATTCCTTCCGCCAGTCGCTGCCGGTGTCGGAGCTGATCCTGCAACGGCTGCCGGCGACGCTGCTGCTGATGGGGACCGCCATCGGCTTCGCGCTGGTCGCCGGCTGCTCGCTGGGATTCCTCGCCGCCCGGCGGGCGGGGAAGCTGACCGACACGGTGATCTCCATCGTGGCGCTGCTGTTCTACGCGACACCGGTCTTCTGGGTCGGCATCATGCTGATCGTCGTCTTCTCCGTCATTCTCGACTGGCTGCCGGTCGGCGGCATGACCAGCGTCGAAGCCAACCTGAGCGGCCTCGCCCTGGTCGGCGACGTGGCGGCCCATCTGGTGCTGCCGGCGGTGACGCTCGGGCTGTTCTACCTCGCCATCTACGCCCGGCTGATGCGGGCGGCGATGCTGGAGGTCTATGGCCAGGATTTCGTCCGCACCGCGCGGGCCAAGGGGGTGCGGCCCCATCGCATCGCCTGGCGCCATGTGCTGCGCAACGCCCTGCTGCCCATCGTCACCACGCTCGGCGTCCAGCTCGGCTCCATCCTCGGCGGGGCGGTGCTGGTCGAGACGGTGTTCTCCTGGCCGGGGCTGGGCCGGCTGGCCTTCGCGGCGCTGTTCCAGCGCGACCTCAACCTGCTGCTCGGCATCCTGTTCTGCTCGTCGGTGGTGGTGGTCCTCGTCAACATCGCGGTCGATCTCGTCTATACGCTGCTCGACCCCCGCATCGAACTCGGCTGA
- a CDS encoding ABC transporter substrate-binding protein has translation MSGRDRRGGFGIGRRMVIGAAAAMTAAVALGVGSLPVSTALAQDARGGGTLSIILQPEPVTLTPSTNMAQPTQVVAGNIFDGLVSYDFDLKPKPALAERWEVAPDGLTITFHLRSGVKWHDGKPFSAADVKWSLENIWKTIHPRNKSLFENVTQVDTPDDATVILRLSKPSLPILSVLNGVGAPILPKHLYEGTDILNNPYNNKPVGTGPFVFKEWKRGEYVELTRNPDYWEAGKPYLDRLLFRIIPDAAARAAAIEKGEIQYAPYNPVPFRDAERLSKLPSLKVDTRGYEWLSPLLYLDFNVENPYLKDVRVRRAIAHAIDRAALAKIVWFGYAKPAISPVPSSLVTFHNTKLPQYPFDVKKAEALLDEAGFKRDANGVRFTLTHDFLPYGDDYRRTGEFLKQALKRVGIEVTIRSQDSAAFIKRVYVDRDFDFAISYNNAFPDPQIGVVRAFWSGWLGTGTPWTNGSGYRNARADALIQEAGVEGDPAKRVAEFNEFQDIVLGDVPSLPLLELNFFSVYSANLQGIVEQGDQVYSSLKNARFTGTPKAN, from the coding sequence ATGAGTGGACGGGATCGGCGGGGCGGATTTGGTATCGGGCGCCGGATGGTGATCGGTGCGGCGGCCGCCATGACGGCGGCGGTCGCCCTCGGCGTCGGCTCCCTTCCGGTCTCGACGGCGCTGGCGCAGGACGCCCGCGGGGGCGGCACGCTCAGCATCATTCTTCAGCCGGAACCGGTGACGCTGACGCCCTCCACCAACATGGCGCAGCCGACCCAGGTGGTGGCCGGCAACATCTTCGACGGTCTGGTCAGCTATGATTTCGACCTGAAGCCGAAGCCGGCGCTGGCCGAGCGCTGGGAGGTGGCGCCCGACGGATTGACCATCACCTTCCACCTGCGCAGCGGTGTGAAATGGCATGACGGCAAGCCCTTCTCGGCCGCCGACGTGAAATGGTCGCTGGAGAACATCTGGAAGACCATCCACCCGCGCAACAAGTCACTGTTCGAGAATGTCACCCAGGTCGACACCCCGGACGACGCCACCGTCATCCTGCGCCTGTCCAAGCCGTCGCTGCCGATCCTGTCGGTGCTGAACGGCGTCGGCGCCCCGATCCTGCCCAAGCATCTGTACGAGGGCACGGACATCCTCAACAACCCGTACAACAACAAGCCGGTCGGCACCGGCCCCTTCGTCTTCAAGGAGTGGAAGCGCGGCGAATATGTCGAACTGACGCGGAATCCCGACTACTGGGAGGCCGGCAAGCCCTATCTCGACCGGTTGCTGTTCCGCATCATCCCCGACGCCGCCGCCCGCGCCGCCGCCATCGAGAAGGGGGAGATCCAGTATGCCCCCTACAACCCGGTGCCGTTCCGCGACGCCGAGCGCCTGTCCAAGCTGCCGAGCCTGAAGGTGGACACCCGCGGCTATGAATGGCTGTCGCCGCTGCTCTATCTCGATTTCAACGTCGAGAACCCGTATCTGAAGGATGTGCGGGTGCGCCGGGCCATCGCCCACGCCATCGACCGCGCCGCCCTGGCGAAGATCGTCTGGTTCGGCTACGCCAAGCCGGCGATCAGCCCGGTGCCGTCGTCGCTCGTCACCTTCCACAACACCAAGCTGCCGCAATACCCCTTCGACGTGAAGAAGGCGGAGGCGCTGCTGGACGAGGCCGGCTTCAAGCGCGACGCCAACGGCGTCCGCTTCACCCTGACCCATGATTTCCTGCCCTATGGCGACGATTACCGCCGCACCGGCGAGTTCCTGAAGCAGGCGCTGAAGCGCGTCGGCATCGAGGTGACCATCCGCTCGCAGGACAGCGCCGCCTTCATCAAGCGCGTCTATGTCGACCGCGATTTCGATTTCGCCATCTCCTACAACAACGCCTTCCCCGATCCGCAGATCGGCGTCGTCCGCGCCTTCTGGTCGGGCTGGCTCGGCACCGGCACGCCCTGGACCAACGGCTCGGGCTACCGCAACGCCAGGGCCGACGCGCTGATCCAGGAGGCCGGCGTCGAGGGCGATCCGGCCAAGCGCGTCGCCGAGTTCAACGAGTTCCAGGACATCGTGCTGGGCGACGTGCCGTCGCTGCCGCTGCTGGAGCTGAACTTCTTCTCGGTCTATTCGGCCAATCTCCAGGGCATCGTCGAACAGGGCGATCAGGTCTATTCGTCGCTGAAGAACGCCCGCTTCACCGGCACCCCGAAGGCGAACTGA